catgttgctttaaatatctagtaaatatagttgttatggaaacttctgtacaatctgtttcgctcagtgccacgccccgatgtttccgccatcggttggggtgtgacagattggtatcagagccataactatagggaattaggaaagactcgacctagtccgggtcgatgtcttagagacctagtctatagttaggtaccaacagaccgacttgtgcaaaACCTTAGGGATTGTACGAGCCTGCTTGCTATACCTCGATATTCTCGCGcgcgctacactatcactgcacactATTATTTCAAATAAACTGGTaattaggtcgagattaggtgtgaaaaccgcaaactctcgactaaattgcttgttcAACCCACAATTTTCatctataaacacgagaatttgcgttgaaataggagtgaaatccatactttgacGCATAATACTCCTTTATCTTATCAAAACAGGAACGAGGTttttaagccaggggtgaaaccctaaccttgacgacttgttccgacttttacttggttttacaaaactctcacgaaagtctcgacggactccaacgacctgaagtcACGGTATGACTAGAGGGATGTGTGTCGaacgcccaagaatcgaggcaaaaACACGGtcctgaaagtcaaaatgtgtacaataagtccttgagaatagtcgaaccactttggATAGTCACTGCCTAATAGCCGCAGACGATCTACTtcttgatttttatgtgtttcgattctgagtccgcaactgctgactctgatgattcgtcgattCTATGTGTCTGTATGTGTATTTACCtgttatgtgtttaaattttggagacttattcgatttttgctatcacttcgatcgacacgaACGACCCGCATTGCTTATCTATCTCAAAACGCTGACAATTCGCTAAATTTTGGACGACCTCATGCTAtgttatacgcttatactatactaatCACTATGCTAAAggcgatcgctatattcgaacactcgcgaactttgaatgataggtttcagTATTCTGACCGCCTTTGTGTGCATCTAAACAAGTTACACGCTTATATGCTTCTGTGTTTTTGTgtcctatgtgcttatgtgcttatatgTTTACGTGCCTTacgtgcttctgtgtttatgtgaatctgtgattatgtgcctatgtgtttatgtgatacatgtttcactgtgttcctgagctttagtggTATtaagacgtgtgaggtgagattcgataatgacgtgtctgagacctatgacgatgtctgttgcagacaatgtcaactggACCATCATCTGGACCCGTCACCCACGACTCACTCGCCAGGAACAGagggacaaacgccttgctgccatcctcgctaaacaagtggccaaggttgtgcctcagatcgtgagtgaaatttacgagaatgttagcaaatcgtctgaggaatcCAGAACCGAAGCCCCTAAAGTTGCtaccaagactgctttcagcttcaagcagttcaaggcttgcTGTCCGAAGGAATTCACTtgagaagatggcccaacggctatgtttcaatggttcgattccgtcgaagtcactctgcgccagagtgGATGTCCGGAAAATCTCCGCACTCTAaacgctaccggcgtcttccagtcccgcgcattagattggtggacggccgagagagacaaacgcgggaatgatgcagcctaTGAGCTGACGTGGGAAGAGTTGAAGGCTATCATGAtggatgaattctgccctccccatgaacgccaaaagctggaggacgaattcttgcacattaagcagaaggaaggtgacaacgctgccctaactgctcgctttaagcagctcagcatcatctgtcccaaTCAAGTGAAGACTCCcgacatggcaatcaagaagtacatccgagctctacccgaacgtgttgcagattttgtgcatgccACAAagacagcaacgatcgaagaaacttacctgcttgccgctgaaatcaacgacaagcgagtaaaagctggtttttgggataaagcttcgaAGAACCTGCACCAAGTCACCGCCGCAccaaccgctgaaaccgccgccgctcAATCGTCAAAGTCCACTCGCcgcaagaagaagaacaacaacaacaactccagcaacaagaactgtgctgccaccactgctgctccacttcaagccgtaccggctcagcagcagtctcaccacctgttggtgcatacgtctgtcgacttcgtcttgtatcgagtcttgtattagaatagatagattagggcacgtagtacgagaaaaatgtcaaaatatgtatttgtgggtatttcgcacgaaatgacaatatgtcatttcgcacgaaatcaataTGTCATTCGCACGAAATCAAtatgtcatttcgcacgaaatcacttggtgatttcgcacgaaatagtcaTTTCGTGTGAATGTGATTTCGCATGAGCATGTTCGTGCGAAATAGCTagtcctataaatacccatcgtgccatctcatttgtaactttccggtttcagtgccgaactgctgccgaagtgcctaCTCGCTGTaaatctttgtcaaatcaatcaaatagACAATTAAAGTGAATTCCAAGCTGAATTACCTccatacgtttgtttccgcctatcgtattgagcaaaaactcttctgatcgactcattcgggtcagaaaacgatcctacaagtggtatcagagctcaggaggaagagttcttaccaattcagctgcaaattctgctttctacactttctttttcaaaattaacaagttttcacggttaaaatgactTGAATTTCACACATTATACGCATaatagtgttttaacaaacccttgaaagtttcagacttaaaatcggacaaaaacctgatcaattttgacaaaatcagctcgagatgatgacatcagcagcatttcgcacgaaatgagtgTTTCATTTCGTACGATATAGCATTCTCaggttcatttcgcacgaaaccaAGTTTCATCTCGCACGAAACCAagtttcatttcgcacgaaaccaAGTTTTATTTCATACGAAATCAGTtcatcatttcgcacgaaatcagttgttcattccgtttgaaaagatcatttcgtttgaaagtgtgtTATTTCGCACGAAAGCTGTCATTTCGTGTGAGAGAgtttatttcgcttgaaaggtgaTTTCGCACCAAagatcatttcgtttgaaagataattttgtgaaattttgaaaaccgaaacatggaagaggaagtttacaacgcctttgctactccgATCAATATTGCACTAAACACGATGTTAGAAAATGAGAtgggcaccatgcaaaaaccgcctaaactcatgaatattgaggagtttaaaggatgggaagaacgatttgagaattgggttcaagcaaattacttggatgcttgggaatgtgttgaaacgaAATAAGTTAGAccaatgaatgatgatgaagagattATTGCAATTCAAGATCTTAGtgctgaagagaaaaagaaatagaATGATGAAAAGATGATGACTAGTCTTTTACATCAAGCTGTTAAGGAAGatattttggttttgttgcaacacaatggaactgcttattcgatttggaaagccttaaaatcaaagtttgtttGAAGTAAAGAGATGATTAAGAACAAAAAGTCACTTTtaaaaaaagagtttgatctatttcgtgggtTGAGAACTGAGAGCACCaagcagatcattgaaagatactgcaatttgttagTCAAAATGAAAAGGGTGAGCATTACAAAggataatgaagagttgattgagaagctggctgatgcgttgccacatgaaacttggggtaCATACCtcatgatgttgagaaacaagaaAGATTTTGGGAATCTAACACtgagtaagttcattgaaaagcttgaagctcaagaaatggaacaaaggaagatttcaagaatgaaggattttgatggtgaacaagatatcggtctttattacaaaggaggtatcagtgataagaccaacatgtcaccaaaggttgagACTACATTCAATGCTAAGAGTTCGTCTGGAGggtcatctaaaggatcaaacagcGAAACaagtttttcttcatatccatcatttgatccaaacttgtCAACAAAAAAGAATGGCAAAGTtattcaatgcaacattgcattagacattgaaaatgatcaagattactcagaagaagttgcaaaaagtcgCATGTCTTTGTTGGTAACTGTATTAGAGTCATATgggagtttagttgcaggaagcattgggaatccaatgttgacaaaagaggattacgatcagattgatgctgaggagatggaattgatggatataaaggggtgtttggcgagtgtgttaagaagagctgagaaattcaaacagatcacaggaagagatgacttccgtgatgcaaatgtttctactttaggttttgataaatctaaagttacttgttttcgttgcaggaaaaaatgacacttcaagagagagtgcacaaatcgcgaagcaagtggagctcaaaatccgttcaacaacaatgactactatcggaaagcaatttatcatcaagttgctcaacaacaacaagaaccacaaactgcacatgctaagaagGCGATCGAGGAGTCATtaaagagagcttgtatggtgaattAAGATGATAAAAAATCAATAAAAGGATCCAGTTAGGATAAATATATATCAGCTGACAGCAAAGCATttctgatagatcaagatgatgaaagattaccagaaggttttagctgggaaaagTTTAGTTGGGATACCTATTGTCCGGATAAAGAGATTTTACAAGCCAAAGCTTTTGTCGCTCGAGTTGCTGAAaataatgataatgatgatgattattatgcaaaaagaatggaAGAGCACTTAAAAATGCTGGAGGAGAGTGACAGTGATGATGGAAAagttagaaagaaaaagaagaaagctaaGAAACAAgtcagtagtgatgatgaagaagttccagtgataaagaaaaagacaaaagaagttccagctttcaaagTTGATGCAGAAGCTGATGCTAAAGAGTTTCCTGTGaaatgtgaaaactgtgaagcagtgaagaagcaaaacagtactttgattcgtaacatgaacagattgaaagaatcgtatgatgttctaaacaaagcaatgaatcagtacaatcaatcaagtagtgaacaagcaacagcaatgaagacacttcaaggagctttcatgacaaagcagaaagttgtcaacaattacattgagaagtgtgttgTGCTGGAATAGAAACTGGAAATCCAGAGGATTTAAACAGAAAGAGTAAAcaggttgttaaaaagttactcatgtacttcttatgttattgacaggatttatccaaccaTTGAAGGCACAAAAGAAGAGACTAAAATGAAGAGAAAAAGATAGACACAAAAGAAGAGACTAAAatgaagaattctggtaagaaacaaagtgtcggttacaacaagtgtccaccccggcttgaaaatggatattcgccacgaaatccaaattctgaaagagtcgaaaaggcaaccaacttagtGTGGGAGTCTGACCCTTCAGATAgcttgccagaaaacattgatgtcacgtttacatcgtctgacattgatcatgagtccgagttaataaagaaagtggtcgatcaggtgttggataaagatgaaacagaggagtcaaagtcggagtcaaaatcagagtcaaagtctgaatccgaCACGTCaagttcaaaagtcaaacaaggcaaaagagtttacaataaagaatttatgttatcaaaatctaatttgaatgatgaaacgttcaaagtggcatatactttgaatgattctgacaaattatattatcatgaagaatttccaataagaggtgtcaaaactgaaatgatcaaaaagattttcaaactaacagaaattaatatttctaaaataaaagatgtaaatctttctgaaaaacctaaaaaatacacctcaagagttcaacaaagagaaaacaagaaaaaaggttacagttctggttcaggttatcgaaagaaaccaaaccataacggtaatttcaaaaagaaaggtcttggatttattccacctgaaaattataaaaatgagaaaatttctaaaacaaaaactgtatttgtttcaggagcaacCTCAAAAGAAGAGGAGAAAAGTTCATTTTGGAAGCAGAcaaacagagaattccttgcgaagaagcaagaagaaatgaaaaatggATCTGTTCAGAAGAAAGAGACAAGaacttgttttcaatgcaaaacaatTGGTCATATTGCCAAGAATTGTCCCAAGGCAattcaatcaaaacagggagtgtctctcaaaatgaaagaaaagatggttgaaattgaaccACCAACTAAACCatttatagttttcaaaaactcaaagtttgaagttggtgaatgttcaaaaaggttttataaaagaaaagcaagccttgacaaccaaaaatgggttgttaagaaatctgatgacgGTTCTAGtaatgattctgattcatcaaaattagaggagctattttctggtgatgaatctgattccacaaaatcagaggagccacaaatagaaccaaaagatgaaaaatcagttcctccaatggatgatgcaaattttccaccattgagagctgaaaattttaaacaaaaagttggcaaagttgagatttcaaatcaattcttttctaaaaagaaagaatttgatgttgaaaaagtctttaaccccaaagtgaaacatattattggaaaaatgattgatgggaaagtcaaaggggtaaaggaatattatgagaagaagatgaaaggaaagaaaccgagtgttggtaactcggAATCTCCCAAGGATTGTCAGGCTTGGGAGAATATCTTTagctgaaaaacctgacttgccggaactcccggGTTGGtgattggggagtaggaatcggcatctttcttgagaaattcacatctATGAAATTTCGATTTACAAGTGGTAGTATTTCTTGATTCTGTCATATcttatcttacaagtggtatgttTGATTGGTGAATCTACAAGTGGTAGAAAAGTGGGTTTTCACCTATAAGTGGttcatcaaggtcattaaattgaacttgttGCAATCCTTATACAAGTGGTTGATAAAACAAAGTGAAGAAGTAATCCCCAACCtaacaagtggtaaaatcaacaaagctTATTTTCTAGAAAaaccattttaattaaaacaaacttaagtgttttgaaatcataatgggaaaatagtttgttttaagggggatgtcacacccccaaaatccacacgcggagtaccaccgcttggaggcgtgactgaccaggatcaagccaccaatcatattgaacatagtatataataatcgaagtagttcgtaaaaacccaattcaatacaattgatgttcaaaccaaacatagtttaagtagcggaagcataatatgaaaacccaatgtacgTAATAAGTTcgagtgttataaagtttaacataacatccacgatccatgctccacaacgacctgctcctccctgtgcaagctccatatgtacctaaggtcctgcaaggcatgcagcagagagtcaacaactagttgagcgagttcacagttaatagctcagtaatcgtaatagtatagtaagccttgtcttcgttcattaagtcatgtatcgtattagttcgcatcgcggccctctaggcatgtatgcgaagattaggggatgtttcccaagtattctagactaggtatatttgtatcgcagccacccagcatgtgtgcgaagtttagtgtatggttcgcagccaacccaggcatgtgtgcgaagattagtcatattatcgcagctaaccccggcgtgtgtgcgaagatcagttctattagtatcactagtctagtagtatcttatcaataaccttcctcacccgaggaccatatcattaagttccattagctaagtaagtacaagtaaatcatccaaacccattcccaccctgggaaccccatgccttggctgtgtgaactcaccttggtttgctcggtatgctaagttatgtgctcacagttaatcaatcaagtcctagagtgCACGTATACgtaatcagtttatattctcgAAGTTCATGCATGCACATACCATCGTATAAAATACCACATAAACAATTACCAAGTAGCACATAGCACGTATTCTGAATCATATAAGTCATGCGTATCAGCTAACAGTTGTTTATAATTCCGGTTAATTTTTAACAGAAACTAACCAAGTTATTGTGCAGATTAACCAATCGgcgaaacacccttgtttcgcCGTGAATCCTTTTTGACGAAACGCCCTTCGTTTCGTCGTGACATCTCTCGGCGAAACACTCTTAATTTGCCAGGTTTGTTTCGTCATAACAATGTGTTTCGCCGATGTCCTTGATTCGTCGAACTCTTAACTGTTTTAGCAATTAACAAACAATATCAAAAACCTAAGTGCCTAGTGGCCGACATCCATCAACCACCGCCATTCCCCATTGGACCGGCATATCCCTCAGCCGATTAAACCCTCCCTTATCGTTTATTGCCGACAACCCCTCATGCACCAACTTTTGATGTAATGGTGCCACTATTTTGATTGGACCACTATTTGTTCCAACCGATTATTGAACCAATGGCACACCAACATTTACCACACATAGACTCACAATTTTAATTACCTACAACTGACAAATCACGTGCACTACTACGCATGATGGACGACAATTTTTATGACCACCGCTTGGTGTTATTGGACCAATTAAATCGGTGGGTTTGACTACTACACACCAATAATCATATCAAAGAATATTGTAAAGGATAATTGTGATATCAATGCTAATCGGAGAGGTGTTATTGGACCGAAAAGAAAACATGGCAGTCAACAACTATCATATCAATCCTCATCACAGACAACATGCAAGCATAACATTCAAATAATCGTGTTAACACATAATCGGATAATAGTTTGCACTAACCACAATGAACAAGGGAGTAATTCTGATCGTTCTTTGAGAATCACGAAGTTGCAAGGCTGCCGTCAATAGGGGAGGAGTCTAGGGTTTAAGTATTTTGATAACCGTTTCCCCTAATCTAATATATATATGTTTACGCATAACAGTTTGGGTCGTAACTAGGCCTCGACGGATTGGCGGGTCGGCGAAACAAAACCCCATTTCGTCGAGTAGACTTATGGCGAAACATATtttgtttcgtcgggttgttcCACACTTAAGCAGTTAAGTTCATGAAATCAAACTTTACACATATTTAGCACATAACAACTCAACATTCATTTCAACTTATAATTCAACTTTTAATTCAACGTACAATTACGagtcaaacaaatcaaacactaaACAGTTAACGCGTAATGAATGCGAGAGTGAAatgtcagaaactcgagttgtcacattatccccaacttgaatgaaATTTCGTCCTggaatttagcatgcggttactgaggaagctaggtgagttgtatcgttcaatggttttcctggggtgtcacatcatccccccgttgatttggaatttcgtcccgaaattcagtagtagcttcagcctcaatagtggttgcattggttccgaataactggggatacttgagtttcatttgatcttcacgctcccaggtgaactctgggccgcgacgggagttccaacgaactcgaacaagagggattctcgtgttcttgaggaccttaacatcctagttcgtgatttcaacaggttcctcgacgaactgcaaccgctcgtcgatagtgagctccttcaagggaactatgagggtctcatctgacaggcacttcttcagattcgacacgtgaaaaacattgtgaactgcaccgagttcagctggtaagtttagtctgtaggccactttgcctattctttctgcgatttcgaatggtccgacatacctcggattgagtttgccccatttgccaaaacgaaccacacccttctagggtgagactttgagtaaaacccggtccccgacctgaaattccaatggcttcctacgcttatccgcgtagcttttctgacggtcacgagctaccgccatacgttgtcgtatttgtgcaatcttttccgtggtgtccactatgagttttggacccgtgatctgactatcccccaactctgcccaacagagaggtgaccggcatttacgcccgtacaatgcctcaaatggagcggcttgaatgctggtgtgataactgttattatacgagaactccaccaaagggagatgcttttcccagctgttgccgaaatcaataacacatgcccgaagcatgtcttctagtgtctgAATCGTGACCGCTTAATTTAAGGAGTCACTTGATCATGACCACTTAATTTAGTCTGAATAAAATCTTAGTTACAGTTTATTACGGGGAATAGAAATATAATTTGAACTTAGCCAAAAATTAAAATATCTCggttataacattaaacataactTTTATTAAAGGCGACAACTTATTACACTCGCATAAACAAAGCAAAGTAGTAACATATGCATTTCATTTACATCAATTAAAGTTTATGTAGTATCAAATGAGCTCCATGCTGAGCTTCAAGAGTGACGTAGACGTGCGGGGCATGCGTATACGATGGTGATAGTTCCAAGCGATAGCGTTTTAGAATCATTGCGAGTACCAGTTTTGCTTCCATTAAAGTAGAATTTTGCGCAATACATATACGTGGACCCACACCAAAAGGAACGTATGATGCCTGACCCTTAGTTACCTTCGACACACCATCAGAAAATCTCTCGGGCTTGAACTCCTTCACATCGTCACCCCATACGTCACGGTCATGGTGCAAAAGCATAATATGCAAATGTAACATAGATCCAGCAGGTAATGTTATGTCCCCTAATTTGGTTTCCTGATGTATCATGCGTTGCGTCATTGGCGCTGGTGGGTAAAGTCTAAGTACCTCATTTATAAACATGCCAAGCTGCAACACATAACGAATAAAATACTATAAGGAACGAAATTGACAAATGATGAAAAGGTAGACAACATCAAAGGACGGTGTCAGAATCAGAACTTTTTATCTATTGGCTACATCTAAAGCGTCAATTTCAtgcttttttacaaaaaaaaaaaaaaaaaaaaaaaaaaaaaaaaaaaaaccgtcatatatttttataaaaagtccAAAAGTTTGTCATGGTGGGGGTGAGCGGACCATCCTGCCCATGGTTCTACTTCTTACAAATGATGAAAATACTTACGATTTTTAAACGATTCAACGCATCTTTGTCTGGTATGTTATCCCCAATGAATTGTGAAACTTCATCTCTAGCCTTGTCTTGCCAATCTGTGTGTTGGGCCAACAGCACCATACTCCAAACAAGAAAATTCAGTGTGGTCTCATGTCCTCCAACATAGAGAAACTTACACTCTTCGATAATTTCATCGATAGTTAAACCAGAGTTGTTATTCCCTTGTTCTTTTATTGCTTTAAAATTTGAATCCAGTAGTATGCCCAACAAGTCATCCTTCATACCTTCCCCTCGTTCCATCGCGATTATTCGATTGTCTATGTGACTCCTTATTAATGTCTTCAGTTCACGGTCAATTTCCCTCATCCTGTTATTTCTTTTTGTTGGTAACCAACTGCAAGCAGAAATGGAATTTTTGTGGTCATATTTATATCATTAAGACAACACAACATAAAGTATTAATCTTTTTATCTCCATTTATGAGAAGAAAAGAGTATTAGAGATAAACTTGAAAATAAGGTTTTCATTAAATTTGAAAATCCAGTAAATATGATTATCTTTTTGTATATAGGAAGATGTATTTGATTAGGTTTCCTTGTATTTTAAATGACAATTTTATCCGTTTTCAAGTTTATCTCTATCGGAAGTTAAACTAAATATTAATTAGGTACAATATTGTAAAATAGGTTTATGTATATAGGAAGATGTATTTGATTAGGTTTATTGATCTTGATCTTCAATTGCATCTCTATATTACCAACAATCTCTAATAAGAAGTTATGTTATACTCACCTTGTTCCAGGAATGTAGATTGATTGCCTAGTCTTGACAAGCAAGTCTACCTGTTCTATTAGTAGTTCAAATATTCTTTGGCCTTCCTCGAAGCTGCTACCGAATGCAGTACGCGAAATTACATCACACGTGAGTCTTTTAAAATAAGGCACAATATTCAGCTCACAAGAGCTTTGGGTCTTTAACATATCTTCCCATTTGTTAATCATCTCAGCAGTACACGTATAAAATGCAGGCACCATATGCTAAAAGgaaaaatattattatttgataatttatttaacttttttttttttttttttttgctgttaTGGATATCCACAATTAAGACAATAAGAACAAACCTTTAGCTTCTCAACATGGAAAGCAGGATTCATGATTTTCCTGTGTTTGGTCCATTGATCAGCATCCTTGTTTACTAGACCTGTTTCTAGCAATTTTCTTAAAGGGTTTCCACCACTTGGCTTATGAAATTGATAGACATTACTCAAGATCTCCTTTACCAAAGCTGGTTCACTAAAATGCACAATTGGTGTGGGACCCATCCAGGTGAAGAAGTTTTTTCCTATACAGAAAACAAATGATATCTTTTGGGTTAATAATAGAAGATATATATGTTCACAATTCTATATCAAAATCCACATCACTACAAAAGTAACAAAATAGTATAACAATCACTATATCGTATACCATAAGCAGTAACCGCTTTATGCTCGTATGGCAAGACTCGAGGAAGGATATCGTCGTTTAGTTTTATGGGCTTTGATTTGGCCTCTACAGCCAACTTCACAATCTCTTGCAAGTCTCCCGAAAAGAATCTATATGAACTTCCCTTGAGGCCTTGCTTTCTTAAAAACTTTTCCATCCTCTTTGGTTTTAACCACAACCAATTAAACAATCCGAATGCACTCAATGCCAATATGATCACTATTACTCCACTTACTTCCATCTTGAGAGAGAACTTTGTGAACCTTGTGACAATATGATTAACAAACGGGGTATTTATTGGTGGGCAATGTTTGTTTACACTCCCTATACTTTGGCATAACTTATGGTTGCACCCCTTAATAGTTTTTCTTGAAGGCCCCAAATATTGACTATAGTATACCCAATTTCTTGAAGGCCCCAAATATTGACTATAGTATACCCAAAATATACAATCTTTTTAGCATGTTAGAAACATGATATTAATACCCAAAATATACAATCTTGAACTGAGTGAGTTTTACCTCATCGTGCCGTGCCGTCGTGCCtttgggcgagtgttcacgggcttcggccctaggtgaagATTTTCCCCAATTCGAAAGCGAGTGTATCCTGATGTAGTGAATTTCGCCGGTACCTCATTTAGAGGATTcgtttaccgttaaaaaaaataaaaacatggtATTAATGTTGTATGACAATTGGTCTCTAAGCTCTAATGCTTAACGCCAACAATGTAAACAAGTTTGTACAATCTATTAGAAACCGTCCTTTTTCCTCAGTTGTAGCAAGGAATTTCTTTTTACGTGGCTCCAATTCCTAATCTACTTTTATTAACTATCGGTAGCTTCATTTCGCAGTATTTGAACCCTACACCTCTTAGAATGCTCAATGATTCGATGCTGACTTGCAATAAGAAACATCGTTAAGCTTAACAGTCGAGGGATCTTTTGAGTAAAGTAAATTTTTTGATGAATGTTTACTTTAgctttttcttatttttattattatttt
The sequence above is drawn from the Helianthus annuus cultivar XRQ/B chromosome 12, HanXRQr2.0-SUNRISE, whole genome shotgun sequence genome and encodes:
- the LOC110895002 gene encoding cytochrome P450 CYP72A219, with the protein product MEVSGVIVIILALSAFGLFNWLWLKPKRMEKFLRKQGLKGSSYRFFSGDLQEIVKLAVEAKSKPIKLNDDILPRVLPYEHKAVTAYGKNFFTWMGPTPIVHFSEPALVKEILSNVYQFHKPSGGNPLRKLLETGLVNKDADQWTKHRKIMNPAFHVEKLKHMVPAFYTCTAEMINKWEDMLKTQSSCELNIVPYFKRLTCDVISRTAFGSSFEEGQRIFELLIEQVDLLVKTRQSIYIPGTSWLPTKRNNRMREIDRELKTLIRSHIDNRIIAMERGEGMKDDLLGILLDSNFKAIKEQGNNNSGLTIDEIIEECKFLYVGGHETTLNFLVWSMVLLAQHTDWQDKARDEVSQFIGDNIPDKDALNRLKILGMFINEVLRLYPPAPMTQRMIHQETKLGDITLPAGSMLHLHIMLLHHDRDVWGDDVKEFKPERFSDGVSKVTKGQASYVPFGVGPRICIAQNSTLMEAKLVLAMILKRYRLELSPSYTHAPHVYVTLEAQHGAHLILHKL